A stretch of DNA from Pontiella agarivorans:
CGATCGATTCGGTCAAAGCCTTCAAAAAAGCCGTTTCGGAAAATGAAGGTCATCGCATTCTCTTCCTGATTACCGACGGCCGGGTCTCCCGATTCGTTGTGGTGAACCTGGACGATTAATCCGGCGATTCAATAAACTCCTGGAGAATCGAGTTCTTTGGAACCATCGATTTTTCCAGGGGTTGGAACTTGCTCAGGAGCTGCATCAGCTCCTGAGCTTTTTTATGGCCGGGATGCGATGCCGGCAGTTGCCGGATCAGGGATTCGGCCAGCGGTTTCAAAACGGAAAGTTCATAGCCGAGTGCCGAGTTGAACTCCAGGTCGGCCAACGGCTGAAACGGAAAGATCCACTGGTTCTCGCCGGCACGCACGGCCGGCCACAGTGTGAAGGTTTTTGCAACAGTGTGGCCGCGATAGTTGAAATCGCGAATCATCCGGCGCAGCAGGCGGTTGTCGGTTGTGGAAATGCGGGCATTGCGATCCTGCTTCAGCGCGGTTCGTGCGCAGATGTATATTTTGAATGAATGCAGCGGATTCACAAACGAGGTAAGACGCGGGTTGAGGCCGTGTATGCCTTCAATCAGTGCCAGTTCATCGGATTGCAGATTCAGCAGCTTTCCGCGGAATTCGCGCCGGCCATGCAGAAACTTAAAGTGGGGAAGTTCGATTGTTTTCCCCCGGCCCAGTTCATCGAGGTGGCGTTCGAGCAGAGAAAGATCAACGGCCTCCAGATGCTCATAGTCATATTCACCGTCACTGTTTTTCGGGGTGAGCTCGCGATTGACAAAGTAGTTGTCGAGACTGATCGCATGGGTCTTGATGCCGCGCCGGTGCAGGGCGCTGCCCAGCATACGGGTGAAGGTCGTTTTTCCCGATGATGACGGCCCGGCCAGCCAGACCCATTTCAGGGCATGATTTTTTTCAGTGATCCGGTCTGCAATTCTTTCGACTTCGCGCAGCAGGCGCGATTCCTCCTGCTCAATATATTCAGCGGCTCGTCCATTACCTATGGCATCATTCAATTGTTCGGCGGTTTCAATCAGCATACCCTATCCCTCGCTTCAACCGGAAAATCCGGAAGTACATATTCGATTTACGTTAGCAGATCCGGTTCAGAAATAAACCTTGTCTATTCAGGTATGGGGTTATAATCGAAATGGAAGGAGGTGGGATATGCATCCGGATTTAACCATAAAAAATATGGGGCGCCATCTTCACGAAGATCTGCTCCGTGTTGAGCGTTCAGTAGCGAAGCATCTCCACAGCGGCCATTTCTGGCTTGGTGTAGGGATTGCTTTGCTGGCCTTTGGACTGATGGCTCTTCTGCTGGTCTGGCTCCGGCGTATGCCGGCCGGAGGGTTTGACGGGTTCGAGCATGCTGTGCCCTACATGTATTATCGGGTTTGAGTCGTTAAACTGCCGCCGTGAAATGGGCAAAGAGATTAGCAGGCAGGAAAAAACGGCCGTCCTTTTTTTCGTGTTTTTCCGGCGTCGGAAACGGACGGATGAAGGAATGTTTATCACGGTGCCGGATAAACCGGCGTACGGTATGGCTTATCCGGTCCGGATTAAATTTGATCGCGAGCTGGATGTGCCCGGGAAAAAATAAAAAGGTTAAAGCTGGCTGCGGTATTGGGCCGGAGAAACGCCCTGTATTTTTTTAAACTGCCGGCTGAAAAAGAACGGATCATCATATCCCAGCTGGCGGGCGATTTCCTGAACCGCATGTTCGGTTTCCTGCAGGAGTTCACAGGCCTTGCGCATTTTGAGCTGGATAAAATAGGCCATAGGCGACTGGCTGGTGCGCTGGCGGAACAGTTTGCTGTAGTGCGGAACCGAGAGTCCGGCTTGTTTTGCAAGCGCATCAAGGCTTAGGGACATGCTCAGATGATCTTTCATAAATCCAATGGTATCCATGATCCGATCTTCGACGGCCTGCTTTTCTTTCTGCGGGGCGCCATAGAGCAGTTTGATGATACTTAGCAACCGCATCAGGCCGCTGGTCATCGCCAAAAGTCCGGCATCGGAATAGTGGTAATTCAGGCAGGCATAAATGTCCTCAAAGGCATTGCGCATGCGGGCTGTATCGGGAACGAAAACGGTGGGTTTTCGGGCGGTCAGTTTTAAAGACGCCAGGGCTGATTCCGCCTGTTCCCCGGTAAAGTGAATCCAGAAAATGGACCATGGGTCTTCTTCGTCGCTTCGGTAAATATGAGGGGTTCCGGGGGGGATAAATGCAGTGGTTCCTTTTGTGATTCTAAAAACAGAATGATCCATTTCGATATATCCGGTGCCTTTCAGACAGTAGATCATAATAACCTGATGGGTATGGGTCCGTTCCACATAGTGTCCCGGTGCGGAAGGGTATGATCCGATATGGGTAATATACAGATGTTTT
This window harbors:
- a CDS encoding uridine kinase family protein produces the protein MLIETAEQLNDAIGNGRAAEYIEQEESRLLREVERIADRITEKNHALKWVWLAGPSSSGKTTFTRMLGSALHRRGIKTHAISLDNYFVNRELTPKNSDGEYDYEHLEAVDLSLLERHLDELGRGKTIELPHFKFLHGRREFRGKLLNLQSDELALIEGIHGLNPRLTSFVNPLHSFKIYICARTALKQDRNARISTTDNRLLRRMIRDFNYRGHTVAKTFTLWPAVRAGENQWIFPFQPLADLEFNSALGYELSVLKPLAESLIRQLPASHPGHKKAQELMQLLSKFQPLEKSMVPKNSILQEFIESPD
- a CDS encoding AraC family transcriptional regulator, producing MSKETHLAEGFPHQRLVIIPANIIQRCKALPLVKHLYITHIGSYPSAPGHYVERTHTHQVIMIYCLKGTGYIEMDHSVFRITKGTTAFIPPGTPHIYRSDEEDPWSIFWIHFTGEQAESALASLKLTARKPTVFVPDTARMRNAFEDIYACLNYHYSDAGLLAMTSGLMRLLSIIKLLYGAPQKEKQAVEDRIMDTIGFMKDHLSMSLSLDALAKQAGLSVPHYSKLFRQRTSQSPMAYFIQLKMRKACELLQETEHAVQEIARQLGYDDPFFFSRQFKKIQGVSPAQYRSQL